Within Fusarium fujikuroi IMI 58289 draft genome, chromosome FFUJ_chr08, the genomic segment GTGATCAAGGGCCGGAAGGATAAGAAGCACCTCCCCGATCGTGAACCGGACTTCGGCCCCGGGTCACGCGGTTGATATCCGCAGACGGGAGGGCTGGGACCCGAACCCCAAATCCTCGCATGAGGAAAATACGTCGATACGTACACCTGGATGTAGTTATTTTGGTTTTGCGTCATGGAGTTTTGAGGAATCTTGCAACGGCTCTTGGGGGCAGGGGGACGGTCGGTGGGGGGATGTTAGCGGTATGTACACAGGCAGCGGAGAAAGGGGAAGCATATTAGGTGGAATTGTAGGAATTGATTCACAATGTTCTTGTTTTTGTTCCCTCTGTGATGTGTCCTCTTACGTGAGCCATGGGCGGTTTCTTGCTTTGGCTTCTGTTATCTCCCAGGAGTATCATGAAGCTATGGGCCACCCTTCTTATCTTTCTGCCTACCTGCATCATTTGTTTGCCTTGCACGGCATGGCTATGTCATATGATGTCAGTCAGAACCAACGAGTGAGCTTGTGTCTTGTGCAACCTACAAGCCACCCTGGTCGAAAGCGGATGGCCGCAGACCGCATCACCATTACGCCCATTCAATGCAGCACAAATAAGAGCATGCCACTTGACTACGGAGGCTTTACATGGCGTTTGAGCCCAATATCCACCCAACCTAGATGATGTAATATCTCATTCACGTGGTTCTTTGTTCTCGATGTCATATATTCACTCAACTTCTTAGCCACTTTGATGTGTTCCAACGAACACaaatatactaaatactaatatTGGTCCCAAACAACACCAGTTTCTTTTGGTGTCATCGTCAGTCGGCATGGTTCCTACCTCACGCCCAACTTTGGACCCTCACAAGGCTGAGGTAGTCCATGGCTGATGtccttaaagtattagaCGCCTCGCAGCTATGCAGGCAAACCTCGTCTCTACTCTATATACGCACCCAACTGAGACAATCTTCACCCGCTCCTCTTTAGGCGGTATTATGAtgacaagaaggttgagaagatggcaCGAATACTGATGGATAGCGTTTCCTGTTGGAGATGATTGACCTGATTTCGGGAACACATATACATATATATTGAACCGGCAACTCTATTCAACAACCAACCTCAAAAGAGCACAGCCGAGCTCATTGATCAGTATGGCTTGTCTTTGGGCAAGAACACCAACGGAACTTAGGCAGAGGTCCTCAGAGGGCTCATGAGCCGTGGGAAGATGCACTTCAGTGTACAGGACATGTCTTCACGTTCACGAGACTGACAACCTCGACGAAGTCTGTTTGCAGTTCACGATGTCTCAACTTGAACACTTGCAACGTATCCTCAGATCACTGGGATATATATACTTGCAGAGCATGCAGTCGACCATCAGccaacttcatcaccaacttcagTCCATCTGACGGTTCCCTGAGTACTTCCAAACTGGGGTCTCTGTTGTTTGGTACTTGCGCTGGTAATCTTGCCCTATTTCTTCAACCTTGATTACATACACAGAATCAACGACCAAATCAGCGACCACCGCTTTCGAGTCATCTTCTCGGTAAACAAGATGTCTCAGTTCTTTGGATTCTCCTGGACAACTCCCcacagcttcatcaagagcTTTCGGGAGGAAAGCCCACGCTCCAAATACATCAATGATTTGGTGGAGCGCATCAGTTCCGAGACAGGGAGCGGAACCACAGTTCTCCTGCAGGAGACGCTCAGAAATTATATACATCTTTGCAACATGGACCTGgccctcaccaccatcaacgTCATGCGGTTCCCTTTCAACACAACATCGCCTCCTGGGAACGACTACAGAAACCTCCTATATAGACGCACCATCACATTGACTGAGTCGTGGAACATCGCTGGGTATCTCACCGAAGTCTTGAGCAACGGGAAGAGACTCCACGAGTTTCTTGAATTAGCGGATCAAGTCAACCAACttgccttcatcttcgcctCAGTCAACAACCCGGAATACTACTGGTTTAAAATGTTTTATCTGTACTCTACGGCCAGCACAAGAGATGTGATTCTATTTCTTGTTAATATGATCCGCCGTCGAATGTTGCAAGCTATCATTCGGAACCCGCCTGGTAAGCAACCTACAGATCTTGATGGTAACCCTATTGAACCAAATTTGTTTGCTAGAGCCCAGCAAGCATTTTGGCTCCACGAGTTAAAGCTTCGAGCGCGAACTCTCGAAGAGGGATGGAGTGCCAACCAAATCCAGATTCCAGGAGATGAAAATCCCGCGGATATTGCTGAAACCTTACAGGGCCCCCATGATATCGATGTAAGGAGATTCCTAGAGTTGGTAGAATTGCAGCGGTTCGAGGGAACTTTTTTCGACCACGGGATTGAGGATCGAAAGAAACTAAGGGATTTGAACGAAGGCCTCCTCGGATTCTCAACGCCTGATTATCTTGGGATTCAGGGATCAGCCTTATGCCTTCCTCGTAGTGACGATAGATACTCCATGCAGCTGCTTTTCCAGCTTGCGGCCGTGGAAGAGCAATCGGAGCTTTTCTGGGAAAGGTACGACTTTCAATCTCCGTTTTGGTATGATGGCTGGTTCGAGAAGTATCCTGTCTCTGGCTCGATTGAGCACTTCTCACTTGGCACCGATTATTCCCGCCTCGAAAGGGAGCAAGATCACCGACAGGAGTGAGTGGCTTTTAGAGGCAGAGGAAGGACAACACAAACAGCCACAAGAAGAATCACGATGGAATATTGACGATTGTCAataggaggaagaagaagttgaaaagAGTATCCATAAATGCCTCGACTACTGATGTATTATGTTCCGTTGAGTGTTAGATTTGGGATAGTTCGTCATGATGTAGACTAGAAAGAGCGTTTCAAAGATACAAAAATCCTGAATGATCACGTCCCAGAAAAGACAATGTGACGCTTATGAACAATGTAGAGAGGTATCTGTCGTTTCTATATACTTCCTGATCTTTCTATACAGGCCCAAAACAATGAGGAGACGAGTCTAtccaccaacgccatcaCACCAACCCAGCCTCTAGTGAAGCAGAATGTCATACCCATCCTTTGTAATTCTCACTTCTTCCTGCCCAAGGCCGTACTTGCGCCGTATCAGCTCAAAGATGATCAGTCCCGCACTCGTGCTAGGAACCTGCCGTATCGCATTCCACCAAAATCCTCGATAAAGCCATTTCGTTAAGGTCAGCCCTTCGGCCGCTGCCTCTCCTCGACATACGGCTAGCGATTCTTGGTATGCGTGGTAGTAGGCTCGCAGCATCCTCCATCGTCGACGTGGCTTTTCGGGGTTTGCGACTCGGGAAGCACGAAGTTTGGCGGCTTTTTCGTCGAGGTCTTCAAGATGATCCCAGTGTTTGACTTGGAAGTGTGTCAAGGGATGCAGTAAGACCTGCTGTGTAAACGAAGCGCTGAtaccaccaagaagaaggaacatGGGCTCAAGGGCATAATGAGGTCGAATGAGCCTcatgccttcttcttgttggtgttcaTGCGTAGGACGCTTCATGGCAAGCACATCAACGATGTCCTCAGCCAGACCACCGTAGTACCACGTAACGAAGCGATAGTAGCCTTGAGCCTTGACGTACTCGAACGTACTAAAGAATATAGCGCTTCCCAGACTGTCTTTCGCGAGCGACAGACCCCATCCTGCAAAGATACCCCTGAGTCCAATGTCGCGAAGCTTCTCTGCGCTAAAAGCCCACATGCTCCGGGGTTTCCCACTGCCATCGTTTGGCATCAGATCCCGATGGTCGTACCGTGCTTGGATGGCGTCTAAGGGTGCAGCCACAACACTCTGGAGTGCGCCTGCAAGCAATCCAGCAGTGAAGGTATGCATCGGATGAGGTGGTGGATACACTCTCTTCCGCGCTTGTCCGCTCTCTTCATGGAGTCTTCCTAAAATTTGGAGATAACTCGTGTACAGCACcgctccaacaccaacattcGCAATGAGAGGCGGTAAAATCTGATTCGGTATAATTCCCCATCCCTGGTGTCTAATAGCAGACGTCAAAACTCCAGGTGTCgtgcttctcagcaacaaccAACTCTGTCGCATAAACACATTGAgtcgagaagcagaaggatcATTCGCAGCAGCTTTCATCATAAGCTCCGTCTGCGCCTGGTGAATAGTCCTCGCATAAGCCAGATAATCCACACGCGTTCTAAAGAAAGCCTTGGCAGGAGCACGAAAGTAGAAAGCGATGAGTTGAGTGCTTAAGGCACGAACACCAGCTGCTGAAGCGGCAGTTGCGGCATTGCTTCTAGGATCACGGTCTGGAAGCACAACGTTGACGTCGGGAGGTAACGCCGGGAGGATTCCGGTTCCATAGTCCGGGACGTCATTTCGACGATTGTTCATGGCGTTGAGGGAGTCATGTTGAGAGAAAGATGAGATTGGGGAGGGAGCCTGTGAGGGAAAGCAGGTTGACGTCGGCTTTGGGACTCGATGAGCTGGTGACTAAGCGACGTGGACCAATCGGGTGCTGCAGGTGACgatgatcttggccagcaGGTCCCGAGATCTGAGGCATCCTCATGAACAGCGCAGGTGACTTGAGATTGCAGAGCTTGTTGCAGGCTGACTACGGTTGAATAGGATAAAAAA encodes:
- a CDS encoding related to mitochondrial carrier protein is translated as MNNRRNDVPDYGTGILPALPPDVNVVLPDRDPRSNAATAASAAGVRALSTQLIAFYFRAPAKAFFRTRVDYLAYARTIHQAQTELMMKAAANDPSASRLNVFMRQSWLLLRSTTPGVLTSAIRHQGWGIIPNQILPPLIANVGVGAVLYTSYLQILGRLHEESGQARKRVYPPPHPMHTFTAGLLAGALQSVVAAPLDAIQARYDHRDLMPNDGSGKPRSMWAFSAEKLRDIGLRGIFAGWGLSLAKDSLGSAIFFSTFEYVKAQGYYRFVTWYYGGLAEDIVDVLAMKRPTHEHQQEEGMRLIRPHYALEPMFLLLGGISASFTQQVLLHPLTHFQVKHWDHLEDLDEKAAKLRASRVANPEKPRRRWRMLRAYYHAYQESLAVCRGEAAAEGLTLTKWLYRGFWWNAIRQVPSTSAGLIIFELIRRKYGLGQEEVRITKDGYDILLH